DNA from Brachyspira aalborgi:
GAGAGAAGATTAAGAGTCGCCACAAAATATATAAATGTGTCGAAAAAATATTTTGATTCTATAAATAGAGATGTCGAAATAATAAAATTAAACGGTTCGGTAGAATTAGCGCCGATACTTAATTTATCCGATGTTATTATAGATATTGTGGAAACGGGAAGCACTTTAAAAGAAAATAATTTAATTGTGATTAAAGATATAGTAGATTATATAAGCTCAAGATTGATTGTAAATAAAGTGAGTTTCAAGTTTAAAAATAATTTAATAACAGAGATAGTTAAAAATATTGAGGAAGTATTATGATTAAAATTATAAATTATAAAAACGGAGATTCTTTAAAACCAATTTTAGCAAGAAGTCAATTTAGTTATGATAATATTAATAAAAAAGTTAAAGCGATAATTGAAGATGTAAAAAAAAACGGCGATAAGGCTTTGATTAAATATAATAAAGAATTTGATAAAGCCGACACAAAAATTTTGGAAGTTTCTAAAAAAGAAATTGACGGAGCTTATAATAGAATAGATAATAAATTTAAAAAAACTTTGCATTTGGCTTATAAGAATATTGAAAAATTCCATAAAAAACAAATTAGAAATGGATTCATAACTAACGAAGAAAACGGAATCGTTATGGGACAAATAATAAATCCGATTGAAAAAGTCGGCGTTTATATTCCTGGCGGAACTGCAATTTATCCTTCAACGGTTTTAATGAATGTTATTCCCGCGAAAGTTGCTAAAGTGCCTGAAATTATTCTTGTCTCGCCTCCAAATAAAAATGGGAAAATAAGCGATATTATTTTGGCTGCTGCAAAAATATCTGGAGTCGATAGAGTTTTTAAAATTGGCGGAGCGCAGGCAATTGCGGCTTTAAGTTATGGAACTGAAAGCGTCCCTAAAGTTTACAAAATAGTAGGACCTGGAAATATTTATGTCGCAACGGCAAAGAGACTCGTTTATGGCGAAATTTCTATAGATATGTTTGCAGGACCGAGCGAAATTTTAATTATAGCGGATGAAAATGCAAATCCGATTCATATTGCTGCAGATATGCTCGCTCAAGCCGAACATGATAAATTAGCCTCAAGCGTTTTAATTACGACAAGCGAAAATATAGCAAGTAAAGTAAAAGAAGAATTATATAAACAATTAAAAAATTTAAGCAGAAAAGAAATAGCGGAAGAATCGATAAAAAATAACGGAAAAATAATTATAACTAATACTATCGAAGAGGCGATTTTTATAAGCAATGAATTAGCTCCCGAACATTTGGAAATAAATATAAAAGAACCTTTTTCAATTTTATCAAAAATAAAAAATGCAGGCTCTATATTTTTAGGAGCGAACACTCCCGAAGCTTTGGGAGATTATTTATCTGGCACGAATCATGTTTTGCCAACAAGCGGAACTGCAAAATTTTCTTCTCCTCTTTCGGTTGATGATTTTATTAAAAAATCTTATTACACTTATTATACTAAAGACGCTTTGAAAAAAGTTAAAGATAATGTAATTAATTTTGCAGAAAATGAAAAATTGGAAGCGCATGCAAATTCTATAAAATTGAGATTTGAAAAATAGAATTATAATATTTATAGACTTAAAATTATTTATTAATAGCTATATTATTTATACAAATATAAATTTGATTAATGAGGTTTTATAGTTATGAACGAAAATACACGAAAAATAGATTTTGAATATTTTAAAACATTTGAATGAAGATTAGAAAATGGCGAGATAATTTTAGAAATAAATTCTTTTATAAATTCATAAAAAAAAAGGGGGGGGGTAAATAATGGCTTTAAATTTTTATATCCTCTCAATTTTAGATTGAATTTAAATTATTGATTATAATATCTTTTACAATAGGTTATTTTTATCATTCAGTTTTAAAAAATATTATTTTTATAAAAGAAAATATTTTATAAATACTTTTATTTATATCAAATATCATATATAATAATACTTTCAAAAATAATTAATGAAGAGTTTAATATGAATAAATTTTTAAGCGATAAAGCGAATTCCGTTATTCCTTATGTTCAAGGCGAACAACCTAAAGATAAAAAATATATTAAACTTAATACAAACGAATCTCCTTATCCTCCTTCAAAAAATGTAAAAAAAACTATTATAGAAAGCGATTTTAACGATTTGCGTCTTTATCCCGACCCAGATATTAGCGTTTTGAAAAATATAATTGCAGAAAAATATAAACTTGAAAGCGAAAATATTTTTATTGGAAACGGTTCTGACGAAATATTGGCGTTTTCTTTTATGGCATTTTTTAATAAAAAAGATAAAATTTATTATCCTAATATAACCTATAGTTTTTATTCCGTTTATTCCGATTTATTTGATTTAAGCGAAAAAAAAATTCCTCTTAAAGAAGATTTTTCTATAGATATAAATAATTATAAAAATTTAGATTCGGGAATAATTATTGCAAACCCAAACGCTCCAACGGGACTTTTATTAGAATTAAACGAAATTGAAGAGATAATTAAAAATAACTTAAATAATATCGTTATAATAGACGAAGCTTATATAGATTTTGGCGGAGAGTCGGCGATTAAACTTATAAACAAATATAATAATTTGCTTGTCATTCAA
Protein-coding regions in this window:
- the hisD gene encoding histidinol dehydrogenase gives rise to the protein MIKIINYKNGDSLKPILARSQFSYDNINKKVKAIIEDVKKNGDKALIKYNKEFDKADTKILEVSKKEIDGAYNRIDNKFKKTLHLAYKNIEKFHKKQIRNGFITNEENGIVMGQIINPIEKVGVYIPGGTAIYPSTVLMNVIPAKVAKVPEIILVSPPNKNGKISDIILAAAKISGVDRVFKIGGAQAIAALSYGTESVPKVYKIVGPGNIYVATAKRLVYGEISIDMFAGPSEILIIADENANPIHIAADMLAQAEHDKLASSVLITTSENIASKVKEELYKQLKNLSRKEIAEESIKNNGKIIITNTIEEAIFISNELAPEHLEINIKEPFSILSKIKNAGSIFLGANTPEALGDYLSGTNHVLPTSGTAKFSSPLSVDDFIKKSYYTYYTKDALKKVKDNVINFAENEKLEAHANSIKLRFEK
- the hisC gene encoding histidinol-phosphate transaminase, whose product is MNKFLSDKANSVIPYVQGEQPKDKKYIKLNTNESPYPPSKNVKKTIIESDFNDLRLYPDPDISVLKNIIAEKYKLESENIFIGNGSDEILAFSFMAFFNKKDKIYYPNITYSFYSVYSDLFDLSEKKIPLKEDFSIDINNYKNLDSGIIIANPNAPTGLLLELNEIEEIIKNNLNNIVIIDEAYIDFGGESAIKLINKYNNLLVIQTFSKSRSLAGMRLGFAIGNKELIKGLKNIKFSFNSYTINRLSILAGIEAFKDEEYFKKSVSKIIITREKTKEELKKLGFKVLDSKSNFLFISHNKILGENIYLKLKEKGILVRYFKKEIINNFIRVTIGTYEEMIIFINALKEIIN